CGCTGAAAGAGATGCTGCCAGCCTTCGCTCAGGGAATCCCATGCGCGACTCATTCCTTCACGAAGTTCATGCCAGGTTGTCATGGTGGTTACCTCCTTTCCCGTATCGGTTGTCATGAACCCGGAGCCGAGGGCGTCCGGGGAAGCGGACTCGCCGTCGCAACAGGATGCACCGAAGCAGGTAACAAACTCCGTACCAATAACAGCTGACGTGATTTCAGGTGGTTGTATTGATTTGCGACAGTTGCGACGTTGCTTTCCTGTCGCAACTGTTGAGGTTGCTGCAAGCTAAGGGGAGGGGGGGGATTCACAGGTGGGCGCTGCCGGAAGGCTCCTGTGAATCCCTTTGGACCAGGAAATCAACCGGCCTTGATATAATTCTCCAGCTGGTTGATGATAAATTCTTTTTCAGCGATCGAAGCCTTGACCAGGTCACCGATGGAAATCAGGCCGACCAGCTGGTCGCCGTCGAAGACCGGCAGGTGCCGGCAGCGTTTTTCCGTGATCAGCGCCATGCATTCCTCGACCGTATGCTCCGGGCGGGCGTAGCAGACCGCTTCGGTCATGATCTCCCGAACCGGGGTTTTGGGTGAGGAGAGGCCCTTGAGAATCACCTTGCGGGCATAGTCGCGCTCGGAGAGCATGCCGACCAGGCGGTCGTCTTTCATCACCATCAACGCGCCGACATTTTCGCGGGCCAGCACTTCCAGGGCCTCGAAAACGGTGGCATCGGCATCGATGCTGAAAATCTGGCCTCCCTTGCTGCGCAGGATGTCGCGGACCGTTCTGCTCATGGCATGCTCCTTTCTTCGGGGGATTCTTCAGGCTTACTGACTCAGAATATGATTCAAGCGTATCGAAGCCTCGGGGCTTGTCAATCTCCTGCATCCGTGGGTTCATGGCAGATGAAGAGAGCAAGGTCCTGATCTGAATGCGATTTTCAAAAAGCCGAGGTCTCCCCGGAGGTTCGCCGGCAATGAATTTACGGCTTCAGGATCTGGCACGACAAGCGGGGCGTGATCTGTTA
The Geothermobacter hydrogeniphilus genome window above contains:
- a CDS encoding CBS domain-containing protein, whose protein sequence is MSRTVRDILRSKGGQIFSIDADATVFEALEVLARENVGALMVMKDDRLVGMLSERDYARKVILKGLSSPKTPVREIMTEAVCYARPEHTVEECMALITEKRCRHLPVFDGDQLVGLISIGDLVKASIAEKEFIINQLENYIKAG